Proteins encoded in a region of the Paenibacillus sp. W2I17 genome:
- a CDS encoding ABC transporter substrate-binding protein, translating into MKRKSLLVLLTLILAFGTVLAACGSKNEGTGNTDTGSASEGNGLAKDQILKINLSAEPPTLDPAQAKDSQTNTVLKFLYEGLVRIDADGKEQAGVAKDWKISEDGLKYVFNLNPDAKWSNGDAITAEDFVRSWERALKPETASPYAYQLYYIKGAEGYNLSKDETYKGTKVTDFSQVGVKATDEHTLEVTLENPTPYFLGLTAFYTYYPVHASADTNDKFFTDYKNMIVNGPFVMDQYSKGQKIVVKKNDGYHAAADIKLAQIDMSLTNSSASELQAYKSGQLDYTGAPNGEIPSDQIPSVKAELPDEFKATGIASTYYYQFNVNEAPFNNVKIRKAFAMAIQRQLIVDKVTQGGQIPAFGFVPPGIRGENGEFRDEHKDDYFTENVEEAKALLAEGMKEEGYTTLPAVTLIYNTSDGHAKIALAVADMWKQNLGVDVKTENQEWGVFLENRQNQNFQVARAGWSADYNDPYNFLEMWTTGNTNNDSKFSNEQYDKDVKETVKSADPATRMAAFADAEKILIQDEMGVMPIYYYTNVSLTKPYLKGVQLDFSGAIDYTRAYLEEK; encoded by the coding sequence ATGAAAAGGAAAAGTCTATTAGTCCTTTTGACGCTGATTTTGGCGTTCGGTACCGTACTTGCAGCGTGCGGATCGAAAAACGAAGGCACAGGTAACACCGATACTGGTTCTGCAAGCGAAGGAAATGGTCTTGCTAAAGATCAAATTCTGAAAATCAACCTGTCAGCTGAACCTCCTACGTTGGACCCGGCTCAAGCAAAAGACAGCCAAACCAACACAGTTCTGAAATTCTTGTACGAAGGTCTTGTACGCATCGATGCTGATGGTAAAGAACAAGCGGGCGTAGCTAAAGACTGGAAAATTTCCGAAGATGGTTTGAAATATGTTTTCAACCTGAACCCGGATGCTAAATGGAGCAACGGTGATGCAATCACTGCCGAAGACTTTGTTCGTTCTTGGGAACGTGCTTTGAAACCGGAAACAGCTTCTCCATATGCATACCAATTGTACTATATTAAAGGCGCTGAAGGTTACAACCTCAGCAAAGATGAAACATACAAAGGTACTAAAGTCACAGATTTCTCACAAGTAGGCGTTAAAGCTACTGATGAACACACATTGGAAGTAACGTTGGAAAACCCAACACCTTACTTCTTGGGTCTGACAGCATTCTACACGTACTACCCAGTACATGCATCTGCTGACACCAATGACAAATTCTTCACAGACTACAAAAACATGATCGTTAACGGACCATTTGTAATGGATCAATACTCTAAAGGTCAAAAAATTGTTGTGAAGAAAAACGATGGTTACCATGCAGCTGCCGATATTAAATTGGCTCAAATCGATATGTCTCTGACGAACAGCAGTGCTTCCGAACTGCAAGCTTACAAATCAGGACAATTGGACTACACTGGTGCACCTAACGGTGAAATTCCATCCGACCAAATTCCTTCTGTAAAAGCGGAATTGCCGGACGAGTTCAAAGCTACTGGTATTGCAAGTACGTACTACTACCAGTTCAACGTAAACGAAGCACCATTTAACAACGTTAAAATCCGTAAAGCATTTGCAATGGCAATTCAGCGTCAGCTGATTGTTGACAAAGTTACACAAGGTGGACAAATTCCAGCATTCGGCTTTGTACCTCCAGGTATCCGTGGTGAAAACGGCGAATTCCGTGATGAGCACAAAGACGATTACTTCACAGAAAATGTGGAAGAAGCTAAAGCATTGCTTGCTGAAGGTATGAAAGAAGAAGGTTACACAACATTGCCAGCTGTTACGTTGATCTACAACACTAGTGATGGTCACGCGAAAATCGCTTTGGCGGTTGCTGACATGTGGAAACAAAATCTTGGTGTTGATGTGAAAACAGAAAACCAAGAGTGGGGCGTATTCCTTGAGAACCGTCAAAACCAAAACTTCCAAGTAGCTCGTGCAGGTTGGTCTGCTGACTACAACGATCCATACAACTTCTTGGAAATGTGGACTACTGGAAACACAAACAATGATTCCAAATTCAGCAACGAACAGTATGACAAAGATGTTAAAGAAACTGTAAAATCTGCTGATCCAGCTACACGTATGGCTGCATTTGCAGACGCTGAGAAAATCCTGATTCAAGATGAAATGGGCGTTATGCCAATCTATTATTACACTAACGTATCTTTGACTAAGCCTTACCTGAAAGGTGTACAACTTGATTTCAGTGGAGCTATTGACTACACTCGTGCATATCTGGAAGAGAAATAA
- a CDS encoding ABC transporter permease, whose amino-acid sequence MVKYVLKKLLFMLLSLFILASATFFLMKAIPGDPFTSEKKVSPEIRVLLEQKYGLDKPMYEQYLKYMGGILKGDFGVSMKYLNRDVAGMIGETFTASLKLGVFAIVISIIVGVLLGLIAAVYHRKLIDDITMILAVIGIAVPSFLLASLLQYLFATKLGWFNVMGFDGPLDYVLPVAALSASPIAFIARLTRSSMLEVLHADYIKTAKAKGLKWPAIMFKHVVRNGILPVVTYVGPMTANIITGSVVIEQIFNIGGIGKVFVESITNRDYTMIMGITIFYGILLMLARFFTDIAYVLIDPRIKLESRKGA is encoded by the coding sequence TTGGTTAAGTATGTGTTGAAAAAACTATTATTTATGCTGCTATCGCTTTTCATACTCGCATCTGCAACCTTCTTCCTGATGAAGGCTATTCCGGGTGACCCTTTTACATCCGAGAAAAAAGTATCGCCTGAAATTCGGGTTTTGCTGGAACAGAAGTATGGATTGGACAAACCGATGTATGAACAATACCTGAAGTATATGGGTGGAATCCTTAAGGGAGATTTCGGAGTCTCAATGAAATATCTCAATCGAGATGTAGCCGGAATGATCGGCGAAACATTCACTGCTTCGCTGAAGCTTGGAGTGTTTGCAATTGTTATCTCCATTATCGTGGGTGTTTTGCTGGGGCTTATTGCTGCAGTTTACCATCGTAAACTCATTGATGATATCACGATGATCCTCGCTGTCATAGGTATAGCTGTTCCGAGCTTCTTGCTTGCGTCACTATTGCAGTATCTCTTTGCTACTAAATTAGGCTGGTTTAACGTTATGGGCTTTGATGGTCCATTGGATTACGTTCTTCCGGTTGCGGCGCTATCTGCATCTCCGATTGCTTTTATCGCTCGTTTGACGCGTTCGAGCATGCTTGAAGTCTTACATGCAGATTATATCAAAACAGCTAAAGCCAAAGGTCTGAAATGGCCTGCAATTATGTTTAAACACGTTGTAAGAAACGGTATTCTACCGGTAGTAACTTATGTTGGTCCAATGACAGCGAATATCATCACAGGTTCCGTTGTAATTGAACAGATCTTTAACATCGGGGGAATTGGTAAAGTATTCGTAGAGAGTATCACAAACCGTGATTACACTATGATCATGGGGATTACAATTTTCTATGGTATCCTCCTGATGTTGGCTCGTTTCTTTACGGATATCGCTTACGTGCTGATTGATCCTAGAATTAAGCTGGAAAGCCGGAAGGGGGCATAA
- a CDS encoding ABC transporter permease has translation MTSQAAVKPQESVSLFKDAMYRLATNKAAMISLGVLVLVVIFSLIGPTSLFTSYNYYSNDLLNANAAPSAEHWFGTDELGRDVWVRTWVGARVSLTVGLAAALIDLVIGVIYGAIMGFYGGRVDGIMNKFSEILYSLPYMLVVILLLVVLEPSLTTIIIALTITGWISMSWIVRGEIMQLKNRDFILAARSMGASTGRQLFRHLLPNAIGPILVTLTLSIPNAIFAEAFLSFLGLGVSAPRSSLGSMINDALTGWTLFPWRMWFPAGLMVLTMLAFNLLGDGLRDALDPKLRK, from the coding sequence CTGACTAGTCAGGCAGCGGTTAAACCGCAAGAAAGTGTATCCCTTTTTAAAGATGCCATGTACAGACTTGCAACCAATAAGGCTGCTATGATAAGTCTGGGTGTATTGGTTCTTGTCGTGATTTTCTCTTTGATTGGTCCAACTTCTTTGTTTACAAGTTATAATTATTATTCCAATGATTTGTTGAATGCCAATGCAGCGCCGAGTGCGGAGCACTGGTTCGGTACGGACGAGCTTGGTCGTGACGTGTGGGTAAGAACTTGGGTAGGAGCACGTGTATCCCTTACTGTAGGTCTGGCCGCAGCCTTGATTGACCTTGTTATCGGGGTTATTTATGGAGCGATCATGGGTTTCTACGGTGGACGTGTAGATGGAATTATGAACAAGTTTTCCGAAATCCTCTACTCCTTGCCGTACATGCTTGTTGTAATTTTGTTGCTGGTTGTACTGGAACCAAGTCTGACAACGATTATCATTGCCCTCACCATCACAGGCTGGATCAGCATGTCATGGATTGTGCGTGGTGAGATTATGCAACTCAAAAACAGAGACTTTATTCTTGCTGCAAGGTCCATGGGAGCAAGCACAGGGCGTCAATTGTTCCGTCATTTGCTGCCCAATGCAATAGGACCGATTCTTGTAACATTGACATTGTCTATTCCAAATGCAATCTTTGCCGAAGCGTTCCTGAGCTTCCTTGGATTGGGTGTATCTGCACCAAGATCTTCACTTGGTTCTATGATCAATGATGCACTTACTGGCTGGACGCTATTCCCGTGGCGGATGTGGTTCCCAGCAGGTCTGATGGTTCTTACAATGCTTGCATTTAACTTGCTCGGAGACGGTCTGCGTGACGCACTCGATCCGAAATTACGTAAATAG
- a CDS encoding ABC transporter ATP-binding protein, translating to MEPILTVKDLSVSFSTRSGEFDAVKHVSFELGKGETLGIVGESGSGKSVTAQTIMKLIPSPPSKVKSGEITFHGQDLLNKTDKQMEAIRGKDIGMIFQDPMTSLNPTIKIGKQITEVLRKHQNMSKQAANKAALEMLELVGIKNAAIRMNHYPHQFSGGMRQRAMIAIALACRPSLLIADEPTTALDVTIQAQILDVMKDMQQKLGTSIMLITHDLGVVAGMCDRVVVMKEGEVVETGTTAEIFSNPQHPYTIKLLNALPRLDEPKKEKPAPAGIIKGSNKPLVQVKNLKQYFNLGKGNILKAVNDVSFDIFEGETLGVVGESGCGKSTTGRTILRLYEPTGGNVNFNGTDIYKLSPRKMKEMRKDMQMIFQDPYASLNPRFNVMDIIGESLDIHGLASSSKERKRRVEELLDLVGLNPSHALRYPHEFSGGQRQRIGIARALAVDPKFIICDEPLSALDVSIQAQVVKLLEELQQRLGLTYLFIAHDLSMVKHISDRVAVMYMGKVVELAESEELYANPVHPYTKTLLSAIPVPDPEVEANKRRILLPDEHMSPIQNGSGGPANDPYNLENAQLIEVSKGHWVAEPYV from the coding sequence ATGGAGCCGATTTTAACAGTCAAAGACCTGAGTGTGTCGTTCTCAACACGTTCTGGTGAATTTGATGCCGTTAAACATGTGAGTTTTGAACTTGGCAAAGGAGAGACGCTGGGGATCGTAGGTGAATCGGGTAGTGGTAAGAGTGTTACCGCCCAAACCATCATGAAATTGATTCCCTCCCCGCCTTCGAAGGTCAAAAGCGGAGAAATTACTTTTCACGGGCAAGACCTGCTGAATAAGACAGACAAACAAATGGAAGCGATTCGTGGTAAAGATATCGGTATGATCTTCCAAGATCCAATGACTTCATTGAATCCTACCATTAAAATTGGTAAACAAATTACTGAAGTATTGCGCAAGCATCAGAACATGTCCAAACAAGCGGCGAATAAAGCGGCTTTGGAGATGCTGGAACTTGTAGGTATTAAAAATGCGGCTATTCGCATGAATCATTATCCTCACCAATTCTCTGGTGGTATGCGTCAGCGTGCAATGATTGCGATCGCGCTTGCATGTCGTCCATCCCTTCTGATTGCGGATGAGCCGACAACTGCACTTGACGTTACAATTCAGGCTCAAATTCTGGATGTCATGAAAGACATGCAGCAAAAGCTGGGAACATCGATCATGCTGATTACGCATGACCTTGGTGTCGTAGCGGGTATGTGTGACCGTGTTGTTGTTATGAAGGAAGGCGAAGTTGTTGAAACAGGAACAACTGCTGAAATCTTTAGTAACCCTCAACATCCATACACCATTAAATTGCTGAATGCTTTGCCTCGTCTGGACGAGCCCAAAAAGGAAAAACCAGCTCCGGCTGGTATTATCAAAGGCAGCAATAAGCCTCTGGTACAAGTGAAAAACTTGAAACAGTACTTTAATTTGGGTAAAGGTAACATTCTCAAAGCGGTCAATGATGTAAGCTTTGATATCTTTGAAGGTGAAACACTTGGCGTTGTAGGCGAGTCCGGCTGTGGTAAATCCACAACAGGTCGTACTATTCTGCGTCTTTACGAGCCAACGGGTGGAAATGTTAACTTTAACGGAACGGATATCTACAAGTTGTCCCCGCGCAAAATGAAAGAAATGCGTAAAGATATGCAGATGATCTTCCAAGATCCGTATGCATCCCTTAACCCGCGTTTCAACGTAATGGATATTATCGGGGAGTCCCTGGATATTCATGGCCTGGCTTCCAGCTCTAAAGAGCGTAAGAGACGAGTGGAGGAGCTGCTTGATCTGGTAGGTTTGAACCCAAGTCATGCACTGCGTTATCCACATGAATTCTCCGGTGGTCAAAGACAACGGATCGGGATTGCGCGTGCGCTTGCTGTAGACCCTAAATTCATCATCTGTGATGAGCCATTGTCTGCACTGGATGTATCCATTCAGGCGCAGGTCGTTAAATTGCTTGAAGAACTTCAGCAACGTCTCGGCTTGACATACCTGTTTATTGCGCATGACTTGTCGATGGTTAAACATATCAGTGACCGTGTAGCTGTAATGTACATGGGTAAAGTGGTTGAGCTCGCAGAAAGTGAAGAACTGTATGCGAACCCTGTTCACCCTTACACCAAAACATTGCTTTCAGCGATCCCTGTACCTGATCCGGAAGTGGAAGCGAACAAGCGTCGCATCTTGCTGCCGGATGAGCATATGAGCCCGATTCAGAATGGATCTGGCGGTCCTGCTAATGACCCGTACAACCTGGAAAATGCTCAATTGATTGAGGTTTCCAAAGGTCACTGGGTTGCAGAACCTTACGTATAA
- the bshC gene encoding bacillithiol biosynthesis cysteine-adding enzyme BshC, which translates to MNGITEALRSGSKLAEDYICSRDAARGLYEYDIRWESGLQARAEWLDQSENTRIDRRDLAEYLRIYNKRVNDHGEVHASITRLAEQGALVVTGGQQSGLLTGPLFVIYKAASVVAAAREAEERLQRPVVPVFWIAGEDHDWDEVNHTYLPDHQGDMKKVKLQGRFAGRDSVSNVQVDTEQWMNVIEQVEHLLPDTIHKPGLMKCITEIHQSSSNLSDAFARMISALFASSGLVLMDASDPDLRRLEQPVFERLIRSNEVLRNAYMQGSSLVEQAGYAMPAEVAEDGANLFYIHEGARLLLTLKDGLYTDRKGLVSFTEERLLQELEEHPERFSNNVLTRPLMQDSVLPVAAVILGQGEIAYWGLTREAFRQFGLQMPILLPRLSFTIMEDIHHKHMKQYGLSFQDVQYHMEEKKEQWLAQQETFQVDEQFDKVQEAFLDLYGPLLDEIAEIHPGLERIGDTNLSKINEQMQYLKQQTHKAIEDKHNVSLRHWNGIQNSLFPTGKPQERVHNALFYLNRYGTEWIDELIKASSEFLGEHKVIAL; encoded by the coding sequence ATGAACGGTATTACCGAGGCACTCCGCAGTGGATCTAAACTTGCAGAAGATTATATCTGTTCAAGAGATGCTGCGCGTGGCCTTTACGAGTATGACATTCGCTGGGAATCAGGACTTCAGGCGCGTGCCGAGTGGTTGGACCAATCGGAAAACACACGTATTGATCGTCGTGATCTGGCAGAGTATTTACGTATATATAATAAACGGGTGAACGACCATGGGGAGGTTCATGCGTCCATCACACGTTTGGCAGAACAAGGTGCATTGGTGGTTACAGGAGGACAGCAAAGTGGTTTGCTCACCGGACCACTGTTTGTCATATACAAAGCCGCCAGCGTAGTGGCAGCTGCGCGTGAAGCCGAAGAGAGGCTTCAACGCCCGGTAGTTCCAGTGTTCTGGATCGCGGGTGAAGACCATGACTGGGATGAAGTTAACCATACGTATCTGCCTGATCACCAGGGAGACATGAAGAAAGTTAAGTTACAAGGACGATTCGCAGGAAGGGATTCTGTGAGTAATGTTCAAGTGGATACGGAACAATGGATGAATGTAATCGAACAGGTGGAACATCTGTTACCTGATACGATACATAAACCAGGATTGATGAAATGCATCACAGAGATCCATCAATCCAGTTCGAATCTAAGTGATGCCTTTGCCCGCATGATATCTGCTTTGTTTGCCAGCAGTGGACTTGTTCTAATGGATGCATCAGATCCAGACTTGCGCAGATTGGAACAGCCTGTTTTTGAACGGCTGATCCGTAGTAATGAAGTGTTGCGTAACGCTTATATGCAAGGATCTTCGTTGGTAGAACAAGCTGGTTATGCTATGCCTGCCGAAGTGGCGGAGGATGGAGCCAATCTGTTCTATATCCATGAAGGCGCGCGGTTGCTTTTGACGTTGAAGGATGGCTTGTATACTGACCGTAAAGGTCTGGTTTCTTTCACAGAGGAGCGTCTGCTCCAGGAGCTGGAGGAACATCCTGAGCGCTTTAGTAACAACGTATTAACCCGGCCATTGATGCAGGATTCCGTTTTGCCTGTAGCCGCTGTTATTTTGGGGCAAGGTGAAATTGCATATTGGGGTTTGACTCGGGAAGCATTCCGTCAGTTTGGACTGCAAATGCCCATTTTGTTGCCGCGGTTATCTTTCACCATTATGGAAGATATTCATCACAAACATATGAAACAATATGGACTTTCTTTTCAGGATGTTCAATATCATATGGAAGAAAAGAAGGAGCAGTGGCTCGCACAGCAGGAGACGTTCCAGGTAGATGAACAGTTTGACAAGGTTCAGGAGGCGTTTCTTGATCTGTATGGACCGTTGCTAGATGAGATCGCGGAGATTCATCCTGGGCTGGAACGAATTGGCGATACCAATTTGAGTAAAATCAACGAGCAAATGCAGTATCTGAAGCAACAGACTCACAAAGCTATCGAAGATAAACATAATGTGAGTCTAAGGCACTGGAACGGCATTCAGAACTCCTTATTCCCAACGGGCAAACCACAGGAACGAGTACATAATGCACTCTTTTACCTGAATCGTTATGGCACCGAGTGGATCGATGAACTGATTAAGGCCTCAAGTGAATTCCTTGGAGAGCACAAGGTTATTGCACTATAG
- a CDS encoding adenosylhomocysteinase yields MTTPALQNSIVKDMGLASEGHLKIDWVEAHMPVLNRIRRQFEQDLPFKGLKVAICLHLEAKTAYLAKVIQAGGAEVTITHSNPLSTQDDVCAALVEDGVTVYAKYNPEPAEFKSLQLRALEVKPDLIIDDGGDFATIIASERPDLAATIRGGAEETTTGIIRLKALAKEGQLKFPMVAVNDAYCKYLFDNRYGTGQSAFDGIIRTTNLVIAGKNVVVAGYGWCGKGVAMRAKGLGANVIVTEIDPIKAVEAHMDGFRVMTMVEAAKLGDFFIAVTGNKDVITGEHYDVMKDGAILSNAGHFDVEVNKPELAKRSESIRTVRRNIEEYRFKDGRKMYLLAEGRLVNLGAADGHPAEIMDTTFALQALGLRYVSENYEDLGKNVVNVPYDIDQQVASYKLESLNIGIDSLSAEQEKYLDSWKF; encoded by the coding sequence ATGACTACACCTGCATTGCAAAACAGTATTGTTAAAGATATGGGACTCGCTTCAGAGGGTCACCTGAAAATTGATTGGGTAGAAGCCCATATGCCGGTACTGAACCGCATTCGTCGCCAGTTCGAACAGGATCTGCCCTTCAAAGGTTTGAAGGTTGCGATTTGTCTTCATCTGGAAGCGAAAACAGCTTACTTGGCAAAAGTGATCCAAGCTGGTGGTGCAGAAGTAACAATTACGCATAGCAATCCATTGTCTACACAAGATGATGTTTGCGCAGCATTGGTGGAAGACGGGGTTACGGTGTATGCGAAGTACAATCCGGAGCCTGCGGAATTCAAATCACTGCAACTGCGTGCGCTTGAGGTGAAGCCTGATCTCATTATTGATGATGGTGGAGACTTTGCAACCATTATTGCATCCGAGCGCCCTGACCTCGCAGCAACAATTCGCGGAGGAGCAGAAGAAACGACAACGGGTATTATTCGTTTGAAAGCATTGGCGAAAGAAGGCCAATTGAAGTTTCCGATGGTTGCGGTTAATGACGCATACTGCAAGTATCTGTTTGACAATCGCTACGGTACTGGACAATCTGCATTCGACGGGATTATTCGTACAACCAACCTGGTTATCGCTGGTAAAAACGTAGTGGTAGCAGGTTATGGCTGGTGTGGTAAAGGTGTAGCGATGCGCGCCAAAGGTCTTGGTGCGAATGTGATCGTAACCGAAATCGATCCAATCAAAGCGGTAGAAGCACACATGGACGGGTTCCGGGTCATGACGATGGTGGAAGCCGCCAAATTGGGCGATTTCTTTATCGCAGTTACAGGCAATAAGGATGTTATCACAGGTGAGCATTACGATGTGATGAAGGATGGAGCGATCCTGAGTAATGCGGGTCACTTTGATGTTGAAGTGAATAAACCTGAACTGGCTAAACGTTCGGAATCGATTCGCACAGTTCGTCGCAACATTGAGGAATATCGTTTCAAAGATGGTCGTAAAATGTATCTTCTTGCAGAAGGTCGTCTTGTGAACCTGGGTGCAGCAGATGGTCACCCTGCCGAAATCATGGATACGACGTTTGCCCTGCAGGCACTTGGTCTGCGTTATGTAAGTGAGAATTATGAAGACTTGGGTAAAAACGTTGTTAATGTACCTTATGATATTGACCAGCAGGTTGCCAGCTATAAACTTGAAAGCCTGAATATTGGCATCGACTCCTTGTCAGCTGAGCAAGAGAAATACCTGGATAGCTGGAAATTTTAA
- the mraZ gene encoding division/cell wall cluster transcriptional repressor MraZ: protein MFMGEFQHSIDDKGRIIIPAKFRESLGPSFVVTRGLDQCLFVYPMEEWGVMEQKLKALPLMKSDARAFTRFFFSGATECELDKQGRVNLPGNLREYAKLDKDCVVLGVSNRVEIWSKGIWESYFNQSEEAFNDIAEKLVDFNFDL, encoded by the coding sequence ATGTTTATGGGGGAGTTCCAACATAGCATTGATGATAAGGGTCGGATTATCATTCCGGCTAAATTCCGCGAATCTCTGGGACCGTCTTTCGTTGTCACACGGGGTTTGGACCAGTGTCTTTTCGTGTACCCCATGGAGGAGTGGGGGGTCATGGAACAGAAGCTCAAAGCACTGCCATTGATGAAATCTGATGCACGTGCGTTTACCCGGTTTTTTTTCTCGGGTGCAACCGAATGTGAACTGGACAAACAGGGCAGGGTAAATCTGCCGGGCAATTTAAGAGAGTATGCCAAGCTGGACAAGGATTGTGTTGTTCTTGGCGTGTCGAACCGGGTGGAGATTTGGAGCAAAGGCATATGGGAGAGTTATTTCAATCAATCCGAAGAAGCATTCAACGACATTGCCGAAAAGCTGGTCGATTTTAATTTTGATTTATAA
- the rsmH gene encoding 16S rRNA (cytosine(1402)-N(4))-methyltransferase RsmH: MFHHITVLKEEATEGLNIKQDGIYVDCTLGGGGHSSVIASKLGPGGRLIALDQDDWALDNAREKLAAYGERVTLVKTNFRDLEQVLKDLDVPMKDGAPQVDGILYDLGVSSPQFDEGERGFSYNHDAPLDMRMDQDAMLTAKEIVNEWPEEEIARILYRYGEEKFSRRIARVIVGKRAQSTIETTGELVELIKEGIPAAARRTGGHPAKRSFQALRIAVNDELGAFEEGLHQAVRCLAPGGRVSVITFHSLEDRICKQIFSSYLEKCTCPPDFPLCVCGGKGTLRLVNRKPLIPTETELTENSRARSAKLRVAEKL; encoded by the coding sequence TTGTTTCACCACATAACCGTACTCAAAGAAGAGGCAACAGAGGGATTAAACATCAAGCAGGACGGTATATACGTGGACTGCACTTTAGGCGGTGGCGGACATAGCTCCGTGATTGCTTCCAAGCTCGGTCCAGGGGGACGTCTGATCGCACTTGATCAGGATGATTGGGCTTTGGATAATGCTCGCGAGAAGCTCGCAGCTTATGGAGAACGTGTAACATTGGTGAAAACCAATTTTCGGGATCTGGAACAGGTACTCAAGGATCTGGATGTACCAATGAAGGATGGTGCACCACAGGTCGACGGTATTTTGTACGACTTGGGTGTGTCATCCCCGCAATTTGATGAAGGAGAACGTGGATTCAGCTACAATCACGATGCTCCGCTCGATATGCGAATGGACCAGGATGCAATGCTGACGGCCAAAGAGATTGTGAATGAGTGGCCAGAAGAAGAGATTGCTCGAATTTTGTATCGCTATGGTGAAGAGAAATTTTCGAGGAGAATTGCCCGTGTTATCGTCGGAAAACGAGCGCAGTCTACCATTGAGACAACAGGTGAACTCGTGGAACTGATCAAGGAAGGCATCCCGGCGGCAGCTCGCCGTACTGGTGGACATCCTGCCAAACGCAGCTTCCAGGCATTACGCATTGCCGTCAACGATGAGTTGGGTGCGTTTGAAGAAGGCTTGCATCAGGCTGTTCGTTGTCTGGCACCAGGAGGACGTGTATCTGTTATTACCTTCCACTCCCTTGAGGATCGGATATGTAAACAGATTTTCAGCAGTTATCTGGAAAAATGTACATGTCCACCCGATTTTCCGTTGTGTGTATGCGGCGGCAAGGGGACCCTGCGTTTAGTTAACAGAAAACCGTTGATTCCAACGGAAACGGAATTGACCGAAAATTCACGTGCTCGTTCAGCCAAGCTGCGCGTAGCCGAGAAATTGTAG